A window of Cloacibacillus sp. An23 genomic DNA:
GGTGAAGTTCACCTTCGACGGCAGGGAGCTCACGGGGTTCGAAGGTGAACCGATAGCGATGGCGCTCCACGCCAACGGCGTGCAGGTCTACCGCGTTACGCCCGAAATGAAGAGGACCAGGGGATTTTTCTGCGCCATAGGCAA
This region includes:
- a CDS encoding 2Fe-2S iron-sulfur cluster-binding protein, with amino-acid sequence MELIKNHPILEYSHGREVKFTFDGRELTGFEGEPIAMALHANGVQVYRVTPEMKRTRGFFCAIG